The region CCCCCGGCCAAGCCGCCCGCCTCGGCCGAGCCTTGGAACCGGCGGACCTCTTCTGGCTGGAGGACGTCACCCCCGCCGAGAACCAGGAGGTGCTGCGGCACATCCGGCACCACACCACCGTCCCACTGGCGATCGGCGAGGTGTTCAACACCGTCTGGGAGTGCCAGACGCTGATCACCGAGCAACTGGTCGACTTCATCCGGACCTGTGTGAGCCACGCGGGCGGCATCAGCCATCTGCGGCGGATCGCCACCCTCGCCGACCTCTGGCAGGTGCGGCTGGGACCGCACGGCCCCTCGGACATCTCCCCCGTCGCCCTGGGCGCCTCACTCCACCTGGGCCTGGCCACCCCCAACTTCGCCATCCAGGAGTACATGGGCTACGAACCCTTGGTCCACGAGGTGTTCCGGCACGCCTGGTCCTACGCCGACGGACACCTCCACCCCGGCGACGCACCCGGAATCGGCGTCGAGATCGACGAGGAACTCGCCGCCCGCCATCCCTACGAACCCGCCTATCTGCCGGTCGCGCGACGGCTCGACGGCTCGATGACGGACTGGTGACACCGATGCCGCACAACCTCCCCCGCCTCCGCCGCGCCACCGCCCCCGCTGCCGCCCTCACCCTCCCGCACCCGCCCGCCGAGACCGGCATCGTGCACCTGGGCCTCGGCAACTTCCACCGCGCCCATCAGGCCGTCCACACCGCGGCGGCACTGCGCCACACCGAGGGCCCCTGGGGCATCCTCGGTGTCGCCAGCCGCTCCGCCACCGTGGTGCGGGCGATGCGGGACCAGGAGATGGCCTACGCGGTCCTGGAGATCTCCCCCGACGACACCCGCGTCACCATCCCCGCCGTACACACCGGCGCCCTGCTGGCCACCGAGCAGCCCGACGACGTCCTCGACGCCCTCGCGGCACCCGCCACGGCCGTCATCACCCTGACCGTCACCGAACACGGCTACACCTTCTCCCCACGCACCGGCGGCCTCGACCTCGATGCCCCCGCCGTCCAGGCCGACCTGCGGGGCGACGCGCCACCACGGACCACCATCGGACAGATCGTCCGCGGCCTCCAGCGCCGCACGCTGGCCCACTCCCGACCCGTCACCGTGCTCAGCTGCGACAACCTCGTGGGCAACGGAGCGCAGACCAGGCGGCTGGTCCATGAGTTCACCCAGGCCCTCCCGGCGGCCGAACGCGACGACCTCGCGCCCTGGCTGGAGTCCGCGGTGACCTTCCCCAACTCCATGGTCGACCGGATCGTCCCCGCCACCACCGACACCTACCGCGAGGCCGTCGCCACCCACCTCGGCGTACAGGACACCGTCCCGGTGCCGGCCGAACCCTTCAGCATGTGGGTGATGGAGGACCGCTTCGCCACCGGGCGCCCGCGCTGGGAGACGGGCGGGGCGCTCTTCACCGACGACGTCGAACCCTACGAGCTGCTCAAGGTTCGCCTGCTCAACGGCACCCACTCCCTCATCGCCTACCTCGGCGCGCTGGACGGACAGGAGACCATCCCGGACGCGACCGCACAGCCATTCATCGCCGAAGCCGCGCGCGCGGTGCTCCACGACGAGTATCTGCCGACCCTTACCGTGCCCGCCGACATCGACCTCGACCACTACGCAGGGCAGCTCTTCGAACGCTGGGCCAACACCGCCCTGGGCCACCGCACCCGGCAGGTCGGCTCGGACGGCTCGGTCAAACTGCGCCAACGGATCCCCGAACCCGCCCTGTTCCACCTGCGAGCCGGCCGCATGCCCCACCATCTGGCGCTCACCGTCGCCGCCTATCTGTGCTGCGTGGCACCGCTCCCCGGCTTCTCCCCCGGTCCCCACGCCACCGCGATGGCGGACCCCGCCCGTGAGACCCTCGCCACGATCGCCGGCCGCGGCGCCACCTCATCCGGGCCGTCCTTCGTCGAAGCCGTCCTGGACAGCGGGCTGCTCGGCGACGGACTGACGGACCACCCGGACTTCGCCACCCGGGTCTCCGAGCTGATCGACCTCATCGTCCGCCACGGGCCGGCCGCCGCGGCCGCCGACGCCGCCGGGACCCGCCGGGTCCCCGCACACCGCTGACCCTCCCCGGACACCGGCCCCGTACGCCCTACCCCCGTCTCCCTTCTCCCCGTTCCCCCATCCCCCTTCTCCCCTTCCCTCCACCGCTCCGCTGCATCGATCCGTTCAAGGAGGCATGGATCATGGACAGCAATCCCACCCACGCCACGACACGTCCCCCGTCGCCCGCCACCTCCCCCTCCGAACCACCCGCCGACCCCCGCGCAGTGCGCCGCACCGCCTGGGCCGGTCTCATCGGCACCGCGCTCGAACAGTACGACTTCGTCATCTACGGCACCGCCTCGGCACTGATCTTCAGCGATCTGTTCTTTCCCAACGCCTCACCGTCCGTGGGCATCCTGGCCAGCTTCAGCACCTACGCGGTGGGCTTCGCCGCCCGCCCGCTCGGCGGGCTCTTCTTCTCCCGCTACGGCGACCGCCTGGGCCGCAAGTGGGTGCTGGTGGCGACCCTGCTCATGATGGGCGGCTCCACCCTCGCCATCGGACTGCTGCCGACCTACAACGAGGTGGGGCTGCTCGCCCCGATCCTGCTACTGATCTGCCGTATGGGGCAGGGCTTCGGAGCCGGGGCCGAGCAGTCCGGCGGCGCCACCCTGCTCACCGAGACGGCCGCCACCGGACGCCGCGGCAGACTGTCCTCCCTCGTCATGACGGGCGCGGCGCTGGGCACCGCCCTGGGCGCGGTGGCCTGGATCCTCGCCCAACGCCTGCCCGACGACGCCCTGATGAGCTGGGGCTGGCGGCTGATCTTCGGCAGCAGTCTCATCGTGACCGTGATCGCCATGATCCTGCGCCGCAAGCTGAACGAGAGCCCGGTCTTCACCGAGCTCAAAGAACAGCAGGAGCGGCCCGCATCACCGGTCAAGGAGGTCTTCCAGCACGGCCGGAAGCCCATGCTCCTGGTGCTGTTCATGAACTTCGGCATCAGCACCCAGTCCTACACCTACCAGGTGTTCATGGCCTCCTATCTGGTGTCCAGCGTCGGCGTCGACAAGGACTTCATCCCCCAGGTGCTGCTGATCGGGGCCCTTTGCGGCGGTCTCGCGGCCATCTGCTTCGGCACGCTCTCCGACCGCCTCGGGCGGCGCCCGGTGTACTCCACGATCGCCGCCGCGCTGGTGCTGCTGCCCGCCCCGACCTTCATCGCGCTGAACACCGGATCGCATGTGGCGATCACCGTGGCCATCATCATCGGCTTCATCCTGGCCTGCCACGGCTCGGTCGGCGTCCAGATGAGCTACTTCCCCGAGCTGTTCGGCAAGCGCTACCGTTATGCGGGCGTCACGCTGGGCCGGGAGTTCTCCTCGGTGATCGGAGGCGGGGTCGCACCACTGATCTGCAG is a window of Streptomyces violaceusniger Tu 4113 DNA encoding:
- a CDS encoding MFS transporter, translating into MDSNPTHATTRPPSPATSPSEPPADPRAVRRTAWAGLIGTALEQYDFVIYGTASALIFSDLFFPNASPSVGILASFSTYAVGFAARPLGGLFFSRYGDRLGRKWVLVATLLMMGGSTLAIGLLPTYNEVGLLAPILLLICRMGQGFGAGAEQSGGATLLTETAATGRRGRLSSLVMTGAALGTALGAVAWILAQRLPDDALMSWGWRLIFGSSLIVTVIAMILRRKLNESPVFTELKEQQERPASPVKEVFQHGRKPMLLVLFMNFGISTQSYTYQVFMASYLVSSVGVDKDFIPQVLLIGALCGGLAAICFGTLSDRLGRRPVYSTIAAALVLLPAPTFIALNTGSHVAITVAIIIGFILACHGSVGVQMSYFPELFGKRYRYAGVTLGREFSSVIGGGVAPLICSALVTAFSGSWIPVAIYMTVVTAVSLVAARMAPETLDRDLNTVADGTDPVNP
- a CDS encoding mannitol dehydrogenase family protein, whose amino-acid sequence is MPHNLPRLRRATAPAAALTLPHPPAETGIVHLGLGNFHRAHQAVHTAAALRHTEGPWGILGVASRSATVVRAMRDQEMAYAVLEISPDDTRVTIPAVHTGALLATEQPDDVLDALAAPATAVITLTVTEHGYTFSPRTGGLDLDAPAVQADLRGDAPPRTTIGQIVRGLQRRTLAHSRPVTVLSCDNLVGNGAQTRRLVHEFTQALPAAERDDLAPWLESAVTFPNSMVDRIVPATTDTYREAVATHLGVQDTVPVPAEPFSMWVMEDRFATGRPRWETGGALFTDDVEPYELLKVRLLNGTHSLIAYLGALDGQETIPDATAQPFIAEAARAVLHDEYLPTLTVPADIDLDHYAGQLFERWANTALGHRTRQVGSDGSVKLRQRIPEPALFHLRAGRMPHHLALTVAAYLCCVAPLPGFSPGPHATAMADPARETLATIAGRGATSSGPSFVEAVLDSGLLGDGLTDHPDFATRVSELIDLIVRHGPAAAAADAAGTRRVPAHR